One Mycobacterium paraseoulense genomic window, CCGACAGCCAATGTATGCCGGCCGCTCGGTGTCGGGCCGCAACCTCTGGCGTGCGACAACGGCTGGTGGTGGGATCCCGGCGCGAACGAATGCCGTCCGCCGGTGGTACCACCGCCCGGTTAGTGCGGTGTCGCCCGGCCGGTACCCTTGCGCGCCATGACCGACTCCGTCGTCGTCAGGGTCAAGCCCGGCAGCCGAAAGGGACCCTTTGTCGAGGCCGGCCCCGACGGTGCGCTGACAATCTATGTCCGGGAGCCTGCGATTGACGGCAAGGCTAATGACGCCGTCGCCCGGGTGCTGGCAGCTCACCTTCGATTGCCAAGAAGCCGGGTCGAATTGATATCCGGAACGACCTCGCGCCTCAAACGTTTCCGCGTGAGCCGCTGAGCGTCGCGTGGGTGTGTTTGGCGGTGGGCCGCCCACACCGCCGCTGGTCGTGTCACATAGCGACGTCCAATTCCGTCTAGCGAGGAGGTGAGCGGGCAGCATCCACCGAAGGAGGACACGATGAATCGCTTGAGCACGCCGGCGCGGATCTACCTGGTCGCGGTGACAGCGTCAGTGGGGGCGGTCACCGCCGGGATTGGGATCTGGTGCATCGGCGACCCGAATTCCTTTGCCCGTGCCGTCGGATTCGACGCGCACCGGCACTTCTTACATGACGTGGGCGCGTTCCAGCTGGGCCTCGGCGTGACCCTGCTGCTTGCCGTGATCTGGGCGGACGCGCTGGCCACGGCGCTCGCCGGATTCATTGTGGCGAATACCGTACACACGGTGAACCACTTTGTGGACCTCGACGTGGGCGGTTCCGTCGGGCAAGCGTGGGCGCTCGGTGTCGTGTCCGTTGCCCTTGCCCTCGCGTTCGTCCTGCGACTCCGTCAACTCGGCTACGTGCTGGGTTCCGTTGGAACAGCAGCTAATTCAGCATTGGCGCCATTCGTGCGCCAGAAGACCATCGCGCTCACCACCTTTCGCAAGGACGGCACTCCGGGCTCCAGTCCGGTCAGCATTGTGGTGGACGGCGACCACGCCTACTTCCGAAGTTTCGAGCGGGCCGTCAAAGTGCGACGAATCCGGCGTAATCCGGGCGTCGAATTTGGCCCGGCAACGGCATCCGGCAAGCCGACGGGGGCCGCGCTACCCGGCCGCGCGCGTCTGCTTGAGGGGCCCGAATGTCAGAGGGCAGCACGTCTGCTGCGGCAGAAATATCCTTTCCTGCATGGCGTGCTGGTGCCGACCGCGCACCGGCTCATGCGGTCCAAGTATGGCGGCACGATCCACGCGGAGTTGACTCCGTTGGCTGAATCTCAGCGATAGCCGATAACGCCGCACACGTGCGTTACGCAGGCTTACGATGTCGCCGTGGCGGATGTGACCGTGGCGATCTTTACGTTCACCAGGAACGAAGCGACCGCCGTAACCGAGTTGCTGGCACGCCTTTACGTCGACCTACCGGTGTTGGGAACAACGGTATGGACGCCGACGGAGCACGGGGAGAAGGCTCTGGAGGGCCGCCTGTCCGACGGCCGGACCGCCAGGGTGGAGCACCATCCATTGAGCGCGCAGGGGAATGTCGTCGCGGCGGCCGCTCTGAGCAGATCAACCCGGGAGAACCGGGCGGACTACTACGTCTTCTACGGCTGCTGTGGAACCCTCGACGCGAGGTTGGTTGGCCAGGTGTTTCGGGCCGCAAGGGTGTCATACCTGTCGTTGGGAGTGGTGATCGCCTCGCCCGATGGCGAAGTCGTCAAGTTGAAAAACAAGTGGATCGTCCGCACACAGCCCGACGATCAGGCACCGCTTGACGCGATTGAGATGCGGGCCGGCTCAGCGGGCGCCCCGGGTTCCGTGTCGGGGCTGGATCTTCCCGACGCCCACGTTCTGGCGACCGACAAGGTAATCAAGGTCTCGCCGGGTGTGGCGCCCGTGCCAATCGAGACCCCCTCCAGCGGTCCCGTCTACGCCAGGGAGGACTGGACATACTCTCTGGCGCTTGCGCTGTACTCCGGCATGGCGACTCACCCCGTCCTCGTCGACATGGAGTCCTTCGGTATCGCTTCTGCCATGCGCTCGTTGGGCTTGTGCGAACGCGTGCTTGTCCTGCGCGTCGTCACGGATGCCCTCAGCGACAAAGCAGATCAAACCGAGGAGGATCAACTCGGCTTTCTGCGAGCAGGTTTGCCCGAGCTGGTTGGCGCGATCGCGACCCTCTTGGGAATCTCGATGACGCCCGGAGGCGAACAGCGAACCCTCGAGGACGAGGTGCGCACGTTGCGCGCCGGCGTTGTGATGGCCGCACCTTCGACGAATGACCCACGGGAATCAGAGATGGTTCGTGTCGTGTCGGCCGCATCGCTGGCCTGGGACGGTCAGCTGGACCGGGTCGACCGCTTCTCCCGCCCGCTCCTGCCATCGAGTTCCGATATGCCGGAGCGCGCCAACCCCGGGATGACAGCACGACTCTTCTTAGAACAGGTGGCTTCCGACTATCGACGCGTGGCGTCCGTAGAACTTGACCTCCGCGAGGTGGAAGCTCAGCGCAATTCGGACGAGGGCACGGCCGCCCTCGAGCGCGCCCACGTCGTGAGTCGGCCCGTGGCGCCGCTCGTTGTCGGGCAATACCTTGCGTCTTTTGACCGTGCCGCGGATGCGGACTTGGGGAGCGTGTTGGAGCCATGGATGGTGTCTGCAGGCGAGGCAGATCTTGAATCGCCATGCGGTGCGGCATTCGGCGAGGTCCTCGGCCCCCTCGTTCAGGTCGCATTGGATAGAGGACACAGGTCCACGGTGCTGCCCGACTGGTCTGTCGCGGTAGGCGATTCGTGGTGCAGGGAATTCCTGGGAGCGGGAGCTGCGATTCTCAAGGATCCGAGTTTGCTTAGCTCGCCGCAAACTTAAGGGGTCGCCCCTCGCCGCACCCACGGCGTTTCTCGCCCTGCAGCTCTTGAACCCTCGAGTAGGTAGGAAAAGTTCTGTCCGGCCTAGCGCGCCGGCTCCCGTCTGCCGGTGAACTGGTTGACGAGCAGCTGAAGACGGTCCGAGTCGTAGCCAGGGCGTAGTCGGCCGGCACGGGTCAGGGTGACCAGTCCGTGGAGTGCGGCCCAGAACACTTCGGTGAGAGTGTCTGCGTCCTGTTCGTCGGCGACGAGTCCGACCGCCGCGCGCAGCTCGGCGAAGGCGTCCTCCAGCTGCGGCGGTGTGTCGTCGGCGGCAAAGCGCAAGTTGGTCGCGCGGGTGAACATCGCGTCGTAAACCGCCGGGTTGTCGCGGGCGAAGTCGAGATACGCGCCTGCAATCCGGGTCAGGACGTCGTTGGCCGCGCCGGCGCCGGAGCGGGCGGCACGAAGCGTATCGCCAAGCTCACCGAACCCGTCGACGGCGACGGCGTCAGCGATGTGTTCCATGCCGCTGAAGTGCTTGTACAGCACCGGCTGGCTGTACTCGATCTCGGTGGACAGTCGACGGGTGGTCACCGCCTCCCACCCTTCGGCCTCGGCCAACTTGCGGGCAGTTGCCACGATCAGCCGCCGCCGGGCGGCCCGCTCGCGTTCACGACGGTCCTCGATAGCCATACCCCATGGTAGCACCGATAGAAATGCTAGCGACGCTATTGACAGCGAGGGGGACGGGGGTTAGCGTTGCTAGCAGTTGCGAATAAGGGGAGTCGGTCATGAATCTGGACGTCATCACACGGGCCGCCGCACTGATCGCGGTGCTGGGCACCGGGGTCGTCTACGGCACCGACGTGTTTTGCGCAATCGTGCTGCGACCGGCGTTGGCATTGATCGACGACAGTGCGTTGGTCGCGGTCGCGGGTAGCGTCCATCGGTACGGGGACCGGCGCATGCCGGTGCCCGGAGCGCTCGGGGTTGTCGCCGCCGCGACTAGCGCGCTGCTGGCCACGGTCGCCGCACACCGGGTACAGGCGATCGCCGCGGGCGCCGCGTTGATCCTGCTACTGATGTGGATTGTGCTCTATGCGCGGGTGAGCGCACCCATCAATCGGCAACTCACCGCGGCCGCCGACGCCGGCCAGTCGCTACCGAACGCGCGTGCGCTGCAAGCAAACTGGGACCGAATCATCAACGTCCGCGCGACACTGCAAGGTCTGGCAGTGGCGGCCTTGTGCGTGGCGCTGATGGCCTGACACGCCCGGCTCAAGCCCACCCAACCGACTTCCACCGAGGAGAGCGGTCTTCGATGTTTCAGCTCAGGATCTACACCCTGCGATCACCAGAAGCCCTGCAGCACTACGCGACAGTTCACCTGGGCCCGCCATTTGGAAACCTTCCCGGCATTCGGCGTCACCACCCACGGTGTGTGGACCGAGGCAAGCGGCGGCGCGAATCGACTCGTCGCGCTGATCGGCTATCCGCCGGGCAGTGACCCGACACCGTTTTCACCCATTCACTAGCGAAACTCAGAAGGGCTCGAAATGACCACCCCCGCCATCGTTGGCTACGTTCTCGCCGGACTCCTCGCCGCGGGCATCATCTTCATCGGCGCACGCTTTCTCGTCGCGCCGCGCGTCGCCGCCGCCGGCTACGGCGTGCTACCGGATCTGGACGAGCCGGGCGCGGGCGCCTATTTGAGCGTCAAGGGCGTGCGCGACATCGCGACCGGGCTGTTCGTCATCATCATGATGGTCGCAGGCGCGACCCATCTGGTCGGCTGGGTGATGTTGGCCGCCACCGTCATTCCGCTCGTCGACGCCGCCATCGTGCTACGCAACGGCGGCTCGAAGTCGGTCGCCTGGGGAGTCCATGGCGTGACCGCCGCCGTCATGCTCGTCACGACCGCGCTCCTGCTTGCCCCCTAGGAACGACTGGGCTCGTCGCCTGCGACTCGCCCTCGGCAACTGCTGGCCGCCCCGCCGGACGTGTGGCAGCGGAGTGATGCAGTGTGGTCATTGGCCGCAGGCAGGGGAGAGGCACGGGCCCATGGTTTTCGGCCCCGCCTGCGATGCAGCCTTACCCCGCTGCAACCCCGTCCGGGGGAACCTGGACCACCGGGACACTTGCCGTGGGAACGCATCCGGTCGCTGCCGCGGCGGTAAATACGAGCATCGCCGCAACGACGGCGTTCGTGGCTAGACGAGACATGGCGACTCCGTTCATCCGACTCCTGTCGAGACTCTAGACGCGACCGGCATGTATTTCAACTGCTATTGAAATATAGCCGGATTCCCGGCATAGTTCCTATCCGGACCGATCGATCGGTCCCGCAGCGGGAGAAGGTAATCACTTGGCATCAAAGGTTCCACCGCCCCAGGTCGCGCGAGCCGTCGAACGGGCCCGCCACCACCTGTCGCGGCTGCGCCAGCGCTCCGCTCCGCCTGCGGCGGTGATGATGGAATTGATTCTGAACGCGTGGGTGGCTCAGGCGATCACGACCGCGGCGGACCTTGGCGTGGCGGACGCCCTGGCAGGTGGCCCTCTGTCCGGCGAGCAACTGGCAGAGAGGGTCGGCGCGGACGCCGACGCACTGAGGCGACTCATGCGCGCGTTGATCGGCATCGGAATTTTCCGCCAACACGGCGACGGGCGCTACGCGCTGACCCCGCTCGCGGCAACCCTGCGCACCGACGCACCCGTGTCAATGGCCGGGATGGCGCGGTGGGTCGGGTCGCCTCAGCATCGCGAGCACTGGAGCCACCTCACCGACGCGATCCGGAACGGGAATCCGGTGGTCCCAGCACTCCGCGGCAAACCGGTATTCGAATACCTGGCCGACGAAGCGGAACTGGGTGGGATTTTCAACTCCGCCATGACCAATGTGTCCGAGTTTGCGATCGCGCCTTTGACCGCGGCCTACGACTTCAGTGCATTCGGCACGATCGTCGATGTCGGGGGCGGACACGGTCGGCTGCTGGCGGCGATTCTGGAGGCGGCCCCGAATTCCCGCGGCGTGCTGTTCGATCTTCCGGAGGTCGTCGCGGACGGCCCAGAGCTGTTTCGCAAGTACGGTGTGGCCGACCGCGTCCGGATCGAAGAGGGGTCGTTCTTCGATTCCGCTCCGGAGGGCGGCGACGCATATGTGCTCAAGAACGTCATTCACGACTGGCCCGAGGATGACGCGGTGCGCATCCTGAAGAACATTCGCGTCGCGGCCCGCGCCGGCGCGCGACTGTTGCTCTGCGAGTTCGTCATTCCCGGCCACGATCGCGACTTCCACGGCAAGTGGGTGGACCTCGAAATGCTGGTCGTCGCCGGCGCGCGCGAACGCACCGCGGACGAGTACGGCCGGCTGCTCGACGACGCCGGCT contains:
- a CDS encoding DUF167 domain-containing protein, which translates into the protein MTDSVVVRVKPGSRKGPFVEAGPDGALTIYVREPAIDGKANDAVARVLAAHLRLPRSRVELISGTTSRLKRFRVSR
- a CDS encoding PPOX class F420-dependent oxidoreductase, producing MNRLSTPARIYLVAVTASVGAVTAGIGIWCIGDPNSFARAVGFDAHRHFLHDVGAFQLGLGVTLLLAVIWADALATALAGFIVANTVHTVNHFVDLDVGGSVGQAWALGVVSVALALAFVLRLRQLGYVLGSVGTAANSALAPFVRQKTIALTTFRKDGTPGSSPVSIVVDGDHAYFRSFERAVKVRRIRRNPGVEFGPATASGKPTGAALPGRARLLEGPECQRAARLLRQKYPFLHGVLVPTAHRLMRSKYGGTIHAELTPLAESQR
- a CDS encoding TetR-like C-terminal domain-containing protein; this translates as MAIEDRRERERAARRRLIVATARKLAEAEGWEAVTTRRLSTEIEYSQPVLYKHFSGMEHIADAVAVDGFGELGDTLRAARSGAGAANDVLTRIAGAYLDFARDNPAVYDAMFTRATNLRFAADDTPPQLEDAFAELRAAVGLVADEQDADTLTEVFWAALHGLVTLTRAGRLRPGYDSDRLQLLVNQFTGRREPAR
- a CDS encoding DUF1772 domain-containing protein; this encodes MNLDVITRAAALIAVLGTGVVYGTDVFCAIVLRPALALIDDSALVAVAGSVHRYGDRRMPVPGALGVVAAATSALLATVAAHRVQAIAAGAALILLLMWIVLYARVSAPINRQLTAAADAGQSLPNARALQANWDRIINVRATLQGLAVAALCVALMA
- a CDS encoding DUF4267 domain-containing protein translates to MTTPAIVGYVLAGLLAAGIIFIGARFLVAPRVAAAGYGVLPDLDEPGAGAYLSVKGVRDIATGLFVIIMMVAGATHLVGWVMLAATVIPLVDAAIVLRNGGSKSVAWGVHGVTAAVMLVTTALLLAP
- a CDS encoding methyltransferase — encoded protein: MASKVPPPQVARAVERARHHLSRLRQRSAPPAAVMMELILNAWVAQAITTAADLGVADALAGGPLSGEQLAERVGADADALRRLMRALIGIGIFRQHGDGRYALTPLAATLRTDAPVSMAGMARWVGSPQHREHWSHLTDAIRNGNPVVPALRGKPVFEYLADEAELGGIFNSAMTNVSEFAIAPLTAAYDFSAFGTIVDVGGGHGRLLAAILEAAPNSRGVLFDLPEVVADGPELFRKYGVADRVRIEEGSFFDSAPEGGDAYVLKNVIHDWPEDDAVRILKNIRVAARAGARLLLCEFVIPGHDRDFHGKWVDLEMLVVAGARERTADEYGRLLDDAGFRLNRVIDTVSPLSIVEATAV